Part of the Acidobacteriota bacterium genome, ACGATTTTCAACCGGGAACCGTGCTTTCTGGCGATATTGGCCACGCGGCTGCTGGCGGAGGCGCAGGCCCCGCACTGAAAGTCGACGAATTCGACCAGGACCGCCTTGGCCTGGTTGTTTCCCTTGCTCCAGCCCTGAGGACTGATCAGGGAACCGGCGTTTCGAGAGCTTGGGGCTGGCGCGGAGGCCGCCTGGTCGTCAGCGCGGCGCTGCAAGTAGAATGCCGCCCCCAGGGCCACCACCACCACCGCGGCCAGGATGGCCAGGGGCTTGGCGACCGAAGGGTTCTTTCGCCCCCCGGGCCTGCCGCGAGCCCCTGAACGCTGTCTTTGAGAGGAGGATGCCTTGGGCATCAGTGCATTCTCCGAATCCGAGCCATGATTCCGTTCGCTTGATCCCTAAGGCGACAGGGAGATGTCATCCTTATTCCCCCGGATGCCGTCGGCGCCCGAGGACAGGATCTGCACTTCCCCGGGACCGGTGCGCTGCAGTATGAGGGGGCGACCCCAGGCGTCAAAGCGAATCGAGGTGGCCATGTGCCCGGGAAAAAGCAGATCGTTCAGCCCGGACAGGTTGTCAGCCTTGGGGTACTCCCCATGGACTCTCTTGTATTCCTTGATGCCATGGACCAGCTTGCTCAGGTCCTGACGGGTCTGTTGTTCTCTGGTCATGTCCAAAGCCTGCCGCAGGGTCTCGACCTGAACCCAGTTCCCGTCCGAAAACCGGACCGCTTCCACCTCCCACTTCCCCCGAGAGTTGCGAGTAAGCTGAAAAACCATGTTCAAGCTGGCTTCGGCAACTGCTTGTTTGCCTCCGATCTGCCGCACTTTTTGGACTTCCAGCGTTTTGCCCTCGATCTCCATGAG contains:
- a CDS encoding type II secretion system protein GspG, with amino-acid sequence MNGFRIIALLALVCSLASCASSRKLSRDTARTRILKLGLMEIEGKTLEVQKVRQIGGKQAVAEASLNMVFQLTRNSRGKWEVEAVRFSDGNWVQVETLRQALDMTREQQTRQDLSKLVHGIKEYKRVHGEYPKADNLSGLNDLLFPGHMATSIRFDAWGRPLILQRTGPGEVQILSSGADGIRGNKDDISLSP